In Calditrichota bacterium, the following proteins share a genomic window:
- a CDS encoding class I SAM-dependent methyltransferase yields the protein MAFSKESRQYWETYVNDIEVAQHEVGTREFFEDLRTFRYDPNRMGYMLDEIHRLAQLHPGGRVLEVGCGPGTDLRQLAANGLRPIAIDMTLNGARLAKQHLRTFGLDGQVVVCDAEKLCFANDSFDAVWSAGVLHHVDDTEGAIGEIYRVLRPGGSFVAVLYHKYSWLYFLSKAFRVNIEHTDAEAPIIKTYSKRQGRELLRQFKDVEAYLERPP from the coding sequence GTGGCTTTTTCCAAGGAAAGCCGGCAGTACTGGGAGACATACGTCAACGACATCGAGGTGGCCCAGCACGAGGTGGGCACCCGAGAATTCTTCGAAGATCTGCGCACCTTTCGCTATGACCCCAACCGCATGGGGTACATGTTGGACGAGATTCATCGCCTGGCTCAGCTCCACCCGGGCGGCCGCGTGCTGGAGGTGGGCTGTGGGCCGGGCACCGACCTGCGCCAGCTCGCCGCCAATGGGCTAAGGCCGATCGCCATCGACATGACCCTCAACGGGGCGCGGCTGGCCAAACAGCACCTGCGCACCTTTGGCCTTGACGGGCAGGTTGTGGTGTGCGATGCCGAAAAGCTCTGTTTCGCCAACGACTCTTTCGATGCCGTCTGGTCGGCAGGGGTCTTGCACCACGTGGATGACACAGAGGGGGCCATCGGCGAGATTTACCGTGTGCTCAGACCAGGGGGAAGTTTTGTCGCCGTTCTCTATCACAAATACTCCTGGCTCTACTTCCTGTCGAAAGCATTTCGGGTGAACATCGAGCACACCGACGCAGAGGCGCCCATCATCAAGACCTACTCCAAGAGACAGGGCAGGGAACTCTTGCGGCAGTTCAAGGACGTGGAGGCTTACCTTGAGCGTCCGCCT
- a CDS encoding class I SAM-dependent methyltransferase yields MTTTAPAPVTIEEVKKYWNENVIGIEVTDKEPGTPEFFDDLERYYDIKYREEEPYARHADFAGKKLLEVGCGWGRDLIKYARNGAIVTAVDLTESGVALARKYLEYRGLKGDVRVASAEDLPFADNSFDVVISIGVLMCTPNIQKAIDEIYRVLRPGGEAVIMLYHKWSWYNLLVRVSGIGYETQGVDAPLIATHSRRDVRRLFSKFSTIKMHMTGFPMKTVKRHGLLVGLYNSIFVPAFNALPRWLTRPIGWHIYIDLTK; encoded by the coding sequence ATGACCACGACTGCCCCAGCCCCAGTGACCATCGAAGAAGTCAAGAAGTACTGGAACGAGAATGTCATCGGCATCGAGGTGACCGACAAGGAGCCTGGCACGCCAGAGTTCTTCGACGACCTGGAACGCTACTATGACATCAAATACCGCGAGGAAGAGCCGTACGCTCGTCACGCGGACTTTGCCGGGAAGAAGCTCCTCGAAGTGGGATGCGGGTGGGGGAGGGACCTGATCAAGTACGCACGCAACGGTGCCATTGTCACGGCGGTGGACCTCACGGAAAGCGGCGTGGCGTTAGCCCGCAAATACCTTGAATACCGTGGCCTCAAAGGGGACGTGCGCGTGGCCAGCGCCGAGGACCTGCCCTTCGCTGACAATTCTTTCGACGTGGTCATCTCCATCGGCGTACTCATGTGCACGCCGAACATCCAAAAGGCTATCGACGAGATCTATCGCGTGCTGCGGCCAGGCGGCGAGGCGGTGATTATGCTCTACCACAAGTGGTCTTGGTACAATCTGCTGGTGCGCGTCTCCGGGATCGGCTACGAGACGCAGGGAGTGGACGCGCCGCTGATTGCCACCCATTCACGGAGGGATGTGCGGCGCCTGTTTAGCAAGTTCTCCACCATCAAGATGCACATGACCGGCTTTCCCATGAAGACCGTGAAGCGACACGGCCTGTTAGTTGGGCTGTACAATTCGATCTTTGTGCCTGCATTCAATGCCTTGCCCAGATGGCTCACCAGGCCCATCGGCTGGCACATCTACATCGACCTGACGAAGTGA